One Thiocapsa bogorovii DNA segment encodes these proteins:
- a CDS encoding PKD domain-containing protein encodes MDNKIQARRTVTRPFTALTLLCLLLMGLGGASRTASADDWWSNLHEYRVPLEVAAGSTALVDKIVALPIDLTSLLMQAGAGSTTLDVRSLRVLETSSAGVVLNPAAPFQFDPAPDFDPRSNATGELVLLMEGATPSNGRRYYQLYFASGASLPAAPVLPRIFVTDGAIDEGHPSVAVNTLIGDWYYHKDGAGFSSLVDTSGNDWIGYSAASGASGEYRGIPNMVPPASGGYFHPGPGTARSSIIDRGPLRTRIHSETADGRWSTLWEILPTHATMTVTRAAGNYWFLYEGTPGGTLDPDTDLVVRSNGTQTKASASWKLDIPGEEWVYFADPGVGRALYVASHQGDSTIDSYRPMDGAMTVFGLGRDRLNPLLSGARRFSVGLVDNTKLATVSPLVRSAAADNVTGTLGAPESRPQDDGIPVARALANRVAGPADLTINVNGGTSSCACGPITSYAWDFGDGGTANGALASHTFAQEGIFTVTLTVTSATGTTATDHFAVAVGALLPGEGPQAVLKSNVASGSAPLTVELDGTDSTDPDGGTLSYSWDFGDGATASGPFASHTFTQPGTYTVLLTVTDSQGRIGTDSAAINVIPAVGSAPPVFHHGRVENVGETWKTVALPYDYKDPVVIASVQYPDAAVQPVVTRVRNASGNQFEVRVQNPSDQSLARTYSVDYTVVDAGTYSVAEHGIKMEAVKATSTKTNAKGAWTAKETRAYTNSYATPVVLGQVMSANDAGWSVFWARGATKDSPPSPSALSAGKHVGEDTDKTRANEAIGYLVIEAGSGNIGGVAYQAGVSAPVVAGIAAGPYSIALSSGSTPSTAVVSASGMRGGDGGWPVLFGANPLAAGVLGLAFDEDQITDTERSHGAEQVAYLALGNEGGGTGNLPPVASFTASPTSGTAPLTVSFNSSTSSDVGGAIVSRTWSFGDGGTSTAVSPGYTYTAAGTYTATLTVTDNDGANATASKTITVGSAPPPGGTGKELKVFDWNWPVIEDDRGFPKAEPVAKPRNRIFEMLAGSNGDWTSPVDYANGTLHMRVQVKSQPVPQAMKIQFCVWQWETPTSGWTTSRETCTPTANVQGTTGNQVIWSAAIPTMWKKDGKPIVWTDPRTRYGIAIKNTNGVPVTNYDGFVLWAGEDPKEWYPLDARFTVVAVPKGATFSGWSNY; translated from the coding sequence ATGGACAATAAAATCCAAGCACGACGCACAGTGACACGACCTTTCACCGCACTCACACTCCTTTGTCTGCTGCTCATGGGTCTGGGCGGGGCTTCCCGGACCGCATCCGCCGACGACTGGTGGAGCAATCTCCACGAATACCGCGTCCCGCTCGAAGTCGCGGCGGGATCCACCGCACTCGTCGACAAGATCGTTGCCCTTCCGATCGACTTGACGAGCCTGCTCATGCAGGCCGGCGCCGGATCGACCACCCTGGATGTGCGATCGCTCCGAGTGCTCGAGACATCAAGCGCCGGCGTGGTGCTCAACCCCGCCGCGCCGTTTCAGTTCGACCCGGCGCCGGATTTCGACCCGAGATCGAATGCGACCGGTGAATTGGTCCTCCTGATGGAAGGCGCGACACCCTCGAACGGACGACGGTATTACCAGCTCTACTTCGCGTCCGGCGCATCCCTGCCGGCAGCCCCGGTCCTTCCTCGAATCTTCGTCACCGACGGCGCCATCGACGAGGGCCATCCGAGTGTCGCCGTGAACACGCTCATCGGCGACTGGTACTACCACAAAGACGGCGCCGGTTTCTCCAGCCTGGTGGACACGAGCGGCAACGACTGGATCGGCTACTCCGCCGCGAGCGGTGCAAGCGGCGAGTACCGGGGCATCCCGAACATGGTGCCACCGGCGAGCGGCGGATACTTCCACCCCGGACCCGGCACCGCGCGGTCGAGTATCATCGATCGCGGCCCCCTGCGCACACGCATCCACTCCGAAACAGCGGACGGACGGTGGTCCACGCTTTGGGAGATCCTTCCGACCCACGCCACCATGACCGTCACCCGAGCTGCCGGCAACTACTGGTTCCTCTACGAGGGCACGCCCGGCGGAACGCTCGATCCGGACACCGACCTCGTCGTTCGCTCCAACGGCACCCAGACAAAGGCATCTGCAAGTTGGAAGCTGGATATTCCCGGCGAGGAATGGGTCTACTTCGCCGATCCAGGCGTCGGACGTGCGCTCTATGTTGCGAGCCATCAGGGCGATTCGACGATCGACTCCTATCGGCCTATGGATGGCGCCATGACGGTCTTCGGCCTCGGCCGCGATCGCCTCAATCCCTTGCTTTCCGGCGCACGCCGCTTTTCGGTCGGCTTGGTCGACAACACAAAACTCGCGACGGTCTCACCCCTGGTCCGCTCCGCAGCCGCGGACAACGTCACCGGCACCCTCGGCGCCCCGGAGTCCCGTCCGCAGGACGACGGAATCCCGGTTGCACGCGCCCTGGCCAACCGCGTCGCAGGTCCGGCCGACTTGACCATCAACGTCAACGGCGGAACCTCGAGCTGCGCCTGCGGGCCCATCACCAGCTACGCCTGGGACTTCGGCGACGGCGGCACCGCCAACGGCGCCTTAGCCAGTCACACCTTCGCGCAGGAAGGCATCTTTACCGTGACCCTCACGGTGACCTCCGCCACCGGCACGACCGCGACCGATCATTTCGCCGTCGCCGTCGGGGCGCTCCTGCCCGGTGAAGGACCGCAGGCCGTCTTGAAAAGCAACGTGGCGAGCGGCTCCGCACCGCTCACGGTCGAGCTCGACGGAACCGACTCGACGGATCCCGATGGCGGCACTCTGAGTTACAGCTGGGATTTCGGTGACGGCGCGACCGCCTCCGGACCCTTTGCGAGCCACACCTTCACTCAACCCGGGACTTACACAGTTCTCCTCACAGTCACCGACAGCCAGGGCAGGATCGGCACCGACAGTGCCGCAATCAACGTCATCCCGGCCGTGGGCAGCGCGCCCCCGGTCTTCCATCACGGCAGGGTCGAGAACGTCGGCGAAACCTGGAAGACCGTCGCCTTACCCTATGACTACAAGGATCCGGTCGTGATCGCTTCGGTGCAATATCCGGACGCAGCGGTACAACCCGTCGTCACGCGCGTGCGCAATGCCTCCGGCAACCAATTCGAAGTGCGCGTGCAGAACCCGAGCGATCAATCCCTCGCCCGAACCTACAGCGTCGATTACACGGTCGTGGACGCCGGCACCTACAGCGTCGCCGAGCACGGGATCAAGATGGAGGCGGTCAAGGCCACCTCGACCAAGACGAACGCAAAAGGCGCTTGGACGGCGAAGGAAACTCGCGCCTACACCAACAGCTACGCCACACCCGTCGTCCTGGGCCAGGTCATGAGCGCCAACGACGCGGGCTGGTCGGTCTTCTGGGCACGCGGCGCCACCAAGGACAGCCCTCCGAGCCCAAGCGCACTCTCTGCCGGCAAACACGTCGGCGAAGACACCGACAAAACACGCGCGAACGAGGCCATCGGCTATCTGGTGATCGAGGCGGGAAGCGGCAATATCGGCGGCGTCGCCTATCAAGCCGGCGTCAGCGCACCGGTCGTCGCCGGGATCGCTGCGGGACCTTACTCGATAGCGCTCTCGAGCGGCTCAACGCCCTCGACCGCGGTCGTTTCCGCCTCCGGCATGCGCGGCGGCGACGGCGGCTGGCCGGTCTTGTTCGGCGCAAATCCGCTCGCCGCCGGTGTCCTCGGGCTCGCGTTCGACGAAGACCAGATCACAGACACGGAGCGGTCCCACGGCGCCGAGCAGGTCGCCTACCTCGCGCTCGGAAACGAGGGCGGCGGCACCGGGAACCTTCCTCCTGTTGCATCCTTCACCGCGAGCCCGACCAGCGGAACGGCGCCGTTGACGGTGAGCTTCAACTCATCGACGTCGTCGGACGTCGGCGGAGCGATCGTGAGTCGGACTTGGTCCTTCGGCGATGGCGGCACAAGCACCGCAGTCTCGCCCGGGTATACCTATACGGCGGCGGGAACCTACACGGCGACCCTGACCGTCACCGACAATGACGGAGCAAACGCGACTGCGTCCAAGACAATTACTGTCGGATCCGCTCCTCCTCCGGGGGGCACAGGCAAGGAGCTTAAGGTCTTCGACTGGAATTGGCCGGTCATCGAGGACGACAGAGGTTTCCCGAAGGCCGAGCCGGTCGCGAAGCCGCGTAACCGGATCTTCGAGATGCTCGCCGGCTCCAACGGCGACTGGACGTCGCCGGTCGACTACGCGAATGGCACCCTGCACATGCGCGTACAAGTCAAGAGCCAACCCGTTCCACAAGCCATGAAGATTCAGTTCTGCGTGTGGCAGTGGGAAACTCCGACCTCCGGATGGACGACTTCCCGAGAGACCTGCACGCCGACGGCGAATGTTCAGGGTACGACCGGGAATCAGGTCATTTGGTCCGCCGCGATTCCGACCATGTGGAAAAAGGACGGGAAGCCGATTGTGTGGACGGACCCAAGGACACGCTACGGTATCGCGATCAAGAACACGAACGGGGTGCCGGTGACCAACTATGACGGATTCGTATTGTGGGCAGGCGAGGATCCGAAGGAATGGTATCCGCTCGATGCGCGCTTCACGGTCGTCGCGGTTCCCAAAGGCGCGACCTTTAGCGGCTGGTCAAACTACTAA
- a CDS encoding glycosyltransferase family 4 protein has translation MDVVWLGFRGFPGVMGGVETHAEQICPRLAELGCTVEVIGRAGYLPTQNVGVPGVRMTRLWAPRSKNLEAFVHTFLGVLYAGIRRPEILHIQAIGPAIMTPLARLLGLRVVVTHHGPDYDRQKWGRLAKWVIKRGESWGMRFANERIVISETIQAHVRHAYGLDSVRIPNGVTLPVIPAEEDALAGFGLTAGRYVLLVSRLVPEKRHDDLIGAFAKAGLPGWKLVIVGCADHPDQYSARVEALAEATPGVVMAGFQTGDVLRQLFAHAGVFVLPSSHEGLPIALLEALSFGLPVLASDIPANLEIGLPAEHYFPLGDVVILAERLRELADAGRDPAYSDRVRGWVSDRYSWELVSQLTLDVYRRVLGH, from the coding sequence ATGGATGTAGTTTGGCTCGGTTTTCGAGGTTTTCCCGGCGTGATGGGTGGTGTGGAGACGCATGCCGAGCAGATCTGTCCGCGGCTCGCCGAGCTTGGCTGCACCGTTGAGGTGATCGGGCGGGCCGGTTATCTGCCGACGCAAAATGTCGGGGTTCCCGGTGTTCGGATGACGCGACTCTGGGCGCCGAGATCGAAAAATCTCGAGGCGTTCGTGCACACCTTTCTGGGAGTGCTTTATGCCGGAATCAGACGGCCGGAAATTCTGCACATCCAGGCGATCGGTCCTGCGATTATGACTCCGCTCGCACGTTTGCTCGGGCTTCGGGTCGTCGTGACTCACCACGGGCCGGATTACGATCGGCAGAAGTGGGGACGTCTCGCCAAGTGGGTCATTAAGCGGGGCGAATCGTGGGGGATGCGTTTCGCAAACGAACGCATCGTGATCTCGGAGACGATTCAGGCACACGTGCGTCATGCGTACGGGTTGGACTCGGTCCGGATCCCGAACGGCGTCACGCTTCCGGTGATCCCTGCCGAGGAGGACGCGCTCGCTGGATTCGGGCTCACGGCCGGGCGATACGTGTTGTTGGTCAGCCGGTTGGTGCCGGAGAAGCGCCATGATGACCTCATCGGGGCATTCGCGAAGGCGGGCCTTCCGGGATGGAAATTGGTCATCGTAGGCTGTGCGGATCATCCGGATCAGTACTCGGCTCGCGTCGAGGCCTTGGCGGAAGCGACGCCCGGAGTGGTTATGGCGGGGTTTCAGACCGGTGATGTTTTGAGGCAACTCTTTGCGCACGCGGGGGTTTTTGTGCTTCCGTCATCTCATGAAGGTCTTCCGATCGCGTTGCTGGAGGCGTTGAGCTTCGGGTTGCCGGTTCTGGCGAGTGATATTCCCGCGAATCTCGAGATCGGTTTGCCGGCCGAACATTACTTTCCTTTAGGCGATGTCGTGATTTTGGCTGAGCGGTTGCGTGAGCTCGCGGATGCGGGAAGGGATCCGGCGTACTCGGATCGGGTTCGGGGCTGGGTATCTGATCGGTATAGTTGGGAGCTGGTCAGCCAACTGACATTGGATGTCTATCGAAGGGTCTTGGGTCATTAA
- a CDS encoding glycosyltransferase family 4 protein, whose protein sequence is MPRLLAINNYYYRRGGAEVVFLESAKLLADAGWDVVPFAMKHPQNLPSPWSEYFVDEIEYGEDYSFLEKAARIPKVIYSFEARRKIRDLIRVARPDIAHAHNVYHHISPSIFGALKEEGIPTILTLHDLKLACPAYKMLTHDGICERCKGGRIWNVVAHKCVKDSYALSGTIALETLVHRALQLYSRNVERFVVPSRFYLEKFVEWGWSRDRFTYLPNFVDTTRFTPDPTPGKAFVYVGRLGHEKGLRTLIKAAALADVPLRIIGTGPEEEMLRALAEQTGGQVEFLGYLAGEDLQKAIKASRALVLPSEWYENAPISVLEAYALGRPVIGARIGGIPELIRSGETGDTFESGDEEALAAVLLKFATLNASEVTEMGMAGRCWVENNFSDARHRDRLSVLYRSLGVV, encoded by the coding sequence GTGCCCCGATTATTGGCCATCAACAACTACTACTACCGTCGCGGCGGCGCAGAAGTCGTGTTTCTGGAGTCTGCAAAACTCCTCGCCGATGCCGGATGGGATGTCGTCCCGTTCGCCATGAAACATCCGCAGAACCTGCCGTCCCCGTGGTCGGAATATTTCGTCGACGAAATCGAGTACGGCGAAGACTATTCCTTCCTCGAGAAAGCCGCCCGGATCCCGAAGGTCATCTATTCGTTCGAAGCACGCCGCAAGATTCGCGACCTGATCCGTGTTGCCAGACCTGATATCGCCCATGCCCACAACGTCTACCATCACATCTCACCCTCCATCTTCGGGGCACTCAAAGAGGAAGGCATCCCGACGATTCTGACGCTCCATGACCTAAAGCTTGCTTGCCCCGCCTACAAGATGCTGACGCACGACGGAATCTGCGAGCGATGTAAAGGCGGCCGAATTTGGAACGTTGTCGCACACAAATGCGTTAAAGATTCCTATGCACTCAGCGGCACCATCGCCTTGGAGACCTTGGTCCACCGCGCCCTGCAGCTGTACTCGCGCAACGTCGAACGATTCGTCGTCCCGAGCCGGTTCTACCTGGAAAAGTTCGTTGAATGGGGTTGGAGCCGAGACAGATTCACCTACCTCCCCAACTTCGTCGACACCACACGGTTTACACCCGACCCGACACCCGGAAAGGCGTTCGTCTATGTCGGGCGCTTAGGTCATGAGAAGGGGCTTAGAACCTTGATCAAGGCAGCCGCGCTGGCGGATGTTCCGCTACGCATCATCGGCACCGGCCCTGAGGAGGAAATGCTTCGCGCACTTGCAGAGCAGACCGGCGGCCAAGTCGAGTTTCTAGGCTATCTTGCCGGAGAGGATCTGCAAAAAGCCATCAAGGCGAGCCGCGCCCTTGTCCTACCCTCGGAATGGTACGAAAACGCCCCGATCAGCGTCCTTGAAGCGTACGCACTAGGACGCCCTGTGATCGGAGCAAGGATCGGCGGGATTCCCGAACTGATTCGTTCAGGTGAAACTGGGGATACCTTCGAAAGCGGTGACGAGGAAGCCTTGGCTGCGGTCTTGCTGAAGTTCGCAACTCTCAACGCCTCGGAGGTAACAGAGATGGGCATGGCAGGCCGATGCTGGGTTGAAAATAACTTCTCCGACGCCCGCCATCGTGACAGACTCTCTGTACTCTACAGATCCCTTGGCGTTGTTTAG
- a CDS encoding FG-GAP-like repeat-containing protein, translating into MQSDTIFAPSRSLAKKAVLTAGFLVATWLIPGTAISDAGLLNIADSVGIAETSRSYGVSVEDYDGDGLADFLYNRAWMQEMRLYRNLGGRFSQDRKTNFGLADRLDCQWGDPNQDGLPDLYCIVGANFGTATKANQLWIQQQDGTFLDQASQWRVTDPYGRGRRVAWFNYNGDEFPDLFVGNDFPRKDGIPSPNRVFVNQGGRRFTEAVISGLTQELGAWCALAVDIDRDGYDDLFVCGSKRLYVYRNLGGNGFEDVAPALNLAKYYNHVDAADLNGNGYLDLILVGNGRACIRPGTGFWSFGPQQCYGTEVKRTVTVDTDGNGILDIYVGRGGQSPNLPDLLLRNNGGGQFTAVQVGASTAEGTGNRVRLAALDHDNDGREGVLVVNATDGIAGPLEFMNLDGQTNRPPVARNDSAGITQGGVAVVDVLANDTDPNGDATIDPMSLRIVTPPRAGVATANENGSVTYRHNGATATADSFTYTVADTAGAVSNVATVSFAITPGGQSLIHHGTVSGVGDIWQTVTLPRTFTNPVVIASVQYDAPPALPVVARVRNAAANRFEVRVQNPSGTLLTEPYTLHYLVVEAGVYTRATHGITMEAVRATSTQTSRRGNWSAGNARNYAQPYTKPVVLGQIMSENDPRWSVFWARGGSPKQVPTASSLVIGKHVGEDSVNTRANELVGYLVIEAGSGTVGSLAYQAGVSTARVGGVDNAPPFLVPAALASPTATALISAAAMQGGDGGWPVLYGNNPLANAALHLAFDEDQIRDPERIHIGEAIAYIILN; encoded by the coding sequence ATGCAGTCTGATACGATTTTCGCACCTAGTCGCTCTCTGGCCAAAAAGGCCGTCCTGACCGCTGGCTTCTTAGTGGCGACTTGGCTGATCCCCGGTACGGCCATCTCCGATGCCGGCCTGCTGAACATCGCTGACTCGGTCGGAATCGCTGAAACGTCGCGTTCTTATGGCGTATCGGTTGAGGACTATGATGGCGACGGACTGGCCGACTTCCTGTACAACCGAGCCTGGATGCAGGAAATGCGACTTTACCGAAACCTCGGCGGCAGATTCTCGCAAGACCGAAAAACGAACTTCGGCCTTGCCGATCGACTCGACTGCCAGTGGGGAGACCCAAACCAAGACGGCTTGCCGGACCTCTACTGCATCGTCGGCGCCAATTTCGGAACGGCGACGAAGGCCAACCAACTGTGGATTCAGCAACAGGACGGAACCTTCCTCGACCAAGCATCCCAATGGCGTGTCACCGATCCTTACGGGCGCGGTCGCCGTGTGGCCTGGTTCAATTACAACGGTGATGAATTCCCCGACCTTTTTGTGGGTAACGACTTCCCGCGCAAAGATGGCATCCCGAGTCCGAACCGCGTCTTCGTGAACCAAGGCGGCAGGCGCTTTACCGAAGCCGTCATCAGCGGTCTGACCCAAGAGCTAGGAGCTTGGTGTGCCCTCGCTGTGGACATCGATCGAGACGGTTATGACGACCTGTTCGTTTGCGGCAGCAAGAGACTTTACGTTTACCGCAATCTTGGAGGAAATGGATTCGAAGACGTAGCACCGGCTCTTAACTTGGCGAAATACTACAACCATGTCGATGCCGCTGATCTCAACGGGAATGGATATCTCGACCTGATCTTGGTCGGGAACGGGCGCGCGTGTATACGGCCGGGAACCGGGTTTTGGAGCTTCGGCCCTCAGCAATGTTATGGCACCGAGGTCAAGCGCACCGTCACCGTTGATACCGACGGCAACGGAATCCTCGACATCTATGTCGGCCGCGGCGGTCAGTCACCGAACCTGCCCGATCTGCTCCTGCGGAACAACGGCGGCGGACAGTTTACCGCGGTCCAAGTCGGAGCCTCCACGGCCGAAGGAACCGGAAACCGCGTCAGACTTGCCGCACTCGACCACGACAACGACGGTCGCGAAGGTGTGCTAGTCGTCAACGCCACCGACGGCATTGCAGGACCTCTGGAATTCATGAATCTCGACGGGCAGACAAACCGACCACCGGTGGCCCGTAACGACAGCGCCGGCATCACACAAGGCGGTGTCGCAGTTGTCGACGTGCTCGCCAATGACACCGATCCGAACGGGGATGCTACGATCGATCCGATGAGCCTGCGGATCGTCACGCCGCCGCGCGCCGGAGTTGCCACCGCCAACGAAAACGGCTCGGTCACCTATCGGCATAACGGCGCGACAGCCACCGCCGATTCCTTCACCTACACCGTCGCCGATACCGCCGGAGCGGTCTCCAACGTCGCCACCGTCAGCTTCGCAATTACTCCCGGCGGTCAGTCGCTCATTCATCATGGCACCGTCTCCGGCGTCGGTGACATCTGGCAAACAGTCACGCTGCCCCGTACCTTCACCAACCCGGTCGTCATTGCCTCGGTACAGTACGACGCGCCGCCGGCCTTGCCAGTGGTCGCCCGGGTGCGCAACGCAGCTGCCAACCGTTTCGAGGTTCGCGTGCAGAACCCCAGTGGGACGCTTCTCACCGAGCCATATACCCTGCACTACCTGGTCGTCGAGGCCGGTGTCTATACCCGCGCAACGCACGGCATCACGATGGAGGCCGTACGAGCGACCTCGACCCAAACCAGCCGCAGAGGTAATTGGTCAGCGGGTAACGCCCGAAACTACGCCCAGCCTTACACCAAACCGGTCGTCCTTGGCCAGATTATGTCCGAGAACGACCCGCGTTGGTCGGTATTCTGGGCCCGCGGCGGCAGCCCCAAACAGGTGCCCACCGCCAGCAGTCTGGTCATCGGCAAGCACGTCGGCGAAGACTCCGTCAACACCCGTGCCAACGAGCTCGTCGGCTATCTGGTGATCGAGGCCGGCAGCGGCACCGTCGGCAGCCTCGCTTATCAGGCCGGTGTGAGCACCGCCCGCGTCGGCGGAGTCGACAATGCCCCGCCCTTTTTGGTGCCCGCCGCACTCGCCTCGCCGACGGCAACAGCACTAATCTCCGCCGCCGCCATGCAAGGCGGCGACGGCGGCTGGCCGGTCCTTTACGGCAACAACCCTCTCGCCAATGCCGCTCTGCACCTCGCCTTCGACGAGGATCAGATCCGCGACCCAGAGCGTATTCACATCGGAGAGGCCATTGCTTACATCATCCTTAATTGA
- a CDS encoding sulfotransferase family protein codes for MYKIFGIGLPKSGTSSLHEALKILGIRSIHYPDDRTTEEVRMANYRLSILERYDAVLDNPIPGIFAQLDEAWPGSKFILTIRPIEKWLESSRRAGFNQAYATPKAGSVRDFQRVLLFGCSIFNENRYRWVYKTHHALVSKYFEGEKAGQLLTLDFGGGDGWEKLCPFLGYPVPDVPFPHANPRSKQMELNFAQKGLVGLLVKAGVDYRFLRRTGRKLFRR; via the coding sequence TTGTATAAGATATTTGGCATTGGGTTGCCGAAATCAGGGACTTCAAGTCTCCATGAGGCACTTAAGATTTTGGGTATCCGGTCGATTCATTACCCGGATGATCGTACGACGGAGGAAGTGCGAATGGCGAATTACCGCCTGTCGATCCTGGAACGGTACGATGCCGTTCTTGATAACCCTATCCCCGGCATTTTTGCGCAACTAGATGAAGCCTGGCCGGGCTCAAAGTTCATATTAACCATAAGGCCGATCGAGAAGTGGCTAGAGTCATCACGGCGCGCGGGTTTCAATCAAGCCTATGCGACACCTAAGGCTGGCTCGGTCCGAGACTTTCAGCGCGTATTGCTTTTTGGGTGCAGTATTTTTAATGAGAATCGGTACCGCTGGGTTTACAAAACTCATCATGCTCTAGTCTCCAAATACTTTGAAGGAGAGAAGGCGGGGCAATTATTGACGCTGGACTTCGGCGGCGGTGATGGTTGGGAGAAGTTGTGCCCGTTCTTGGGTTACCCTGTTCCCGATGTTCCTTTCCCTCACGCGAATCCTCGCAGTAAACAAATGGAGTTGAATTTCGCACAGAAGGGGTTGGTGGGTTTGCTCGTAAAAGCCGGGGTGGACTACCGTTTTCTAAGAAGAACGGGTCGGAAGCTCTTTCGTCGCTAA
- a CDS encoding helix-turn-helix domain-containing protein: MSSAGKEALRLRVVHLIEDGASPEVLAKTLDINPRTIYTWLAKYHYGGDDALKTQPKPGRPPKLDGPQLSRLASIIREKNPLQLKFPFALWTLELVRELIRREFGVSLSAVSVGRILHR, translated from the coding sequence ATGTCGAGTGCGGGCAAAGAAGCACTTCGCCTGCGGGTAGTCCATCTCATCGAAGATGGCGCCAGTCCGGAAGTCTTGGCGAAAACGCTCGATATCAATCCGCGAACCATCTATACGTGGCTGGCGAAATATCATTACGGCGGCGATGATGCGCTCAAAACCCAGCCGAAGCCAGGTCGCCCGCCGAAACTCGACGGACCGCAATTGTCGCGCCTGGCGTCGATCATTCGCGAGAAGAACCCGCTCCAACTCAAGTTTCCATTCGCCTTGTGGACGTTGGAGCTGGTCCGCGAACTGATTCGACGCGAGTTCGGCGTGAGCCTCAGTGCGGTTTCGGTCGGGCGTATCCTGCATCGTTAG
- a CDS encoding IS630 family transposase has product MTPQRPLRRAIEQDPALVERWRNTDFPAIQREAKACNALIFVGDEAGIRSDYHRGTTWGRQGRTPIVPRTGARFSVNMLSAVSAQGDMRFMVHEGTATAATFCDFLERLVTGMERPIFLIVDRHRIHRAKKVQRLVAQLDGKLKLFFLPAYSPQLNPDEWVWNNVKQRVAKTFITSREQLIASARSILHSLQRTPAKIIGFFRDPDCHYAFA; this is encoded by the coding sequence CTGACTCCGCAACGACCGCTGCGCCGGGCGATCGAGCAGGATCCGGCCCTCGTGGAGCGCTGGCGCAACACTGACTTTCCGGCGATTCAGCGCGAAGCGAAGGCATGCAACGCGCTGATTTTCGTCGGTGACGAGGCCGGCATTCGGTCTGATTATCACCGCGGCACCACATGGGGCAGGCAAGGCCGGACGCCGATCGTGCCGCGCACCGGGGCGCGCTTCTCGGTCAACATGCTCTCCGCGGTCAGCGCCCAAGGCGACATGCGCTTCATGGTGCACGAAGGCACCGCGACGGCCGCGACCTTCTGCGACTTTCTCGAGCGTTTGGTGACCGGGATGGAGCGACCGATCTTCCTGATTGTGGATCGACATCGTATTCATCGCGCGAAAAAGGTCCAACGCCTGGTCGCGCAGCTGGACGGCAAGCTCAAGCTCTTCTTCCTTCCGGCGTATTCACCGCAGCTCAACCCGGATGAATGGGTTTGGAACAACGTCAAACAGCGTGTCGCCAAAACCTTCATCACCAGCCGCGAGCAGCTGATCGCATCCGCTCGCTCGATCCTTCATTCACTACAGCGTACGCCCGCTAAAATCATCGGATTTTTCAGGGATCCGGATTGTCATTATGCGTTCGCGTAA
- the tnpA gene encoding IS200/IS605 family transposase gives MKEYQSLSHTRWDCKYHIVFIPKRRKKRIFGALRKHFGEIFHELAGHRESKIIEGHLMSDHVDMCIRIPPKYAVAQVVGDIKGKSAIHIARKFAGRQRNFTGENFWARGNFVSTVGLDENMVRAYIRNQEQEDERYDQIKLGV, from the coding sequence ATGAAAGAGTACCAAAGTCTGAGTCATACGCGATGGGACTGTAAGTACCATATCGTGTTCATCCCGAAGCGGCGCAAGAAGCGCATCTTCGGGGCGCTGCGCAAGCATTTCGGCGAGATCTTCCATGAGCTGGCCGGTCATCGGGAGTCGAAGATCATCGAGGGCCATCTGATGTCGGATCATGTCGACATGTGCATCAGAATTCCGCCGAAGTACGCGGTCGCGCAGGTGGTCGGCGACATCAAGGGCAAGAGTGCGATCCACATCGCGCGGAAGTTCGCCGGTCGGCAAAGGAACTTTACCGGCGAGAACTTCTGGGCTCGCGGCAACTTTGTTTCGACCGTCGGTCTGGACGAGAACATGGTTCGGGCCTACATCCGAAACCAGGAGCAAGAAGACGAGCGCTACGACCAGATCAAACTCGGAGTCTAG